One segment of Streptomyces sp. NBC_00576 DNA contains the following:
- a CDS encoding GntR family transcriptional regulator, giving the protein MSTTGLPQGAVPKLERPGPLRDRVYEALLELITTRALQPGQHLVESELAGHLGVSRQPVREALQRLNTDGWVDLRPAQGAFVHEPTEAEADQLLTVRTLLEAEAARLAAANASAVSIAVLEELCVEGERAVAADDVDGAVAMNARLHAKIMELAGNTVLAELAAQVDRRVRWYYTPVARQRGQQSWIEHRDLIAAIADRDEQRATEIMRAHTEHTRKMYHEREK; this is encoded by the coding sequence CCCCGGCCCGCTGCGCGACCGGGTGTACGAGGCGCTGCTCGAACTCATCACCACCCGTGCCCTGCAACCCGGGCAGCATCTGGTCGAGAGTGAGCTCGCCGGGCATCTCGGGGTCTCCCGGCAGCCCGTACGTGAGGCGCTGCAACGGCTGAACACGGACGGGTGGGTCGATCTGCGGCCTGCCCAGGGTGCCTTCGTGCACGAGCCGACGGAGGCGGAGGCGGATCAACTCCTCACCGTCCGCACGCTGTTGGAGGCCGAGGCCGCCCGGCTCGCCGCCGCCAACGCGAGTGCCGTGTCCATCGCCGTGCTGGAGGAGCTGTGCGTGGAGGGCGAGCGCGCGGTCGCCGCCGACGACGTGGACGGCGCGGTGGCGATGAACGCCCGGCTCCACGCGAAGATCATGGAGCTGGCCGGCAACACGGTCCTCGCCGAGCTGGCGGCACAGGTCGACCGCCGGGTCCGCTGGTACTACACGCCGGTCGCCCGGCAGCGCGGACAGCAGTCCTGGATCGAGCACCGCGACCTGATCGCCGCGATCGCGGACCGCGACGAGCAGCGCGCGACGGAGATCATGCGGGCCCACACGGAGCACACGCGGAAGATGTATCACGAGCGGGAGAAGTAG